A region from the Takifugu rubripes chromosome 22, fTakRub1.2, whole genome shotgun sequence genome encodes:
- the tmem53 gene encoding transmembrane protein 53 has translation MAQGEIDYNIVFPDAVTSERHWQKTKEPVVILLGWAGCKDKHLSKYSSIYNEQGCVTLRYTAPLKTIFISESFGYKELKSTALKLLEILYDYEVENSPVLFHVFSNGGFMLYRYIVDLLHTDKQFGSLCVIGAVVDSAPGSRNVRGAMRALNATLGPDVSPVLRSALLALFAVSVLVLRVILYPLTKYIHKNHYDAVRERPPGWPHLHLYSTADQVIRHRDIETFMDALKQKGVPVESFDFVSTPHVGHFRKFPEQYALNCRNFLAACVKDSEGSEMKRRRVQDQ, from the exons ATGGCACAGGGCGAAATAGACTACAATATAGTGTTTCCGGATGCCGTGACATCAG agaGACACTGGCAGAAGACAAAGGAGCCAGTTGTGATTCTGCTCGGCTGGGCAGGCTGCAAGGATAAACACCTCTCCAAGTACAGCTCCATCTACAATGAACAG GGGTGTGTAACCCTCCGCTACACGGCTCCTTTGAAGACGATCTTCATCTCGGAGTCTTTTGGCTACAAGGAGCTGAAGAGCACGgccctgaagctgctggagatcCTCTACGACTACGAGGTGGAGAACAGTCCAGTTCTATTCCACGTATTCAGTAATGGAGGCTTCATGTTGTACCGCTACATCGTGGACTTGCTGCACACCGATAAGCAGTTTGGCTCCTTGTGTGTGATCGGGGCGGTTGTGGACAGCGCCCCGGGCAGCAGGAACGTCCGCGGGGCCATGCGCGCCCTGAACGCCACCCTGGGCCCCGACGTTAGCCCCGTGCTACGATCCGCGCTCCTCGCCCTCTTCGCTGTGTCCGTTTTGGTGCTGCGTGTCATCCTGTACCCCCTGACCAAGTACATCCACAAGAACCACTACGACGCGGTGCGGGAGCGGCCGCCCGGCTGGCCCCACCTCCACCTGTACTCCACAGCCGACCAGGTGATCCGACACCGGGACATCGAGACCTTCATGGACGCTCTGAAGCAGAAAGGCGTCCCGGTGGAAAGTTTTGATTTCGTCTCCACCCCCCACGTGGGTCACTTCAGGAAGTTCCCCGAACAGTACGCCCTCAACTGCCGCAACTTCCTGGCTGCCTGCGTGAAGGACTCAGAAGGGTCTGAGATGAAGAGACGGAGGGTTCAGGACCAGTGA